A window from Marinagarivorans cellulosilyticus encodes these proteins:
- the tssJ gene encoding type VI secretion system lipoprotein TssJ, with the protein MRHPKNPHWINVKLIALILMGVFLASCQTSRKALDLETIATLDIYTERDVNPDADNRASPVVVKVFKLTDDRRFKRADFLSLYEGADNRLGDNLLGVVTLKELAPGEVRQEVIKLPDGTRFIGIMAEFSNYTNAKPLLALEIIPHSNNKYEVSLSKASVSRVER; encoded by the coding sequence ATGAGACACCCTAAAAACCCACACTGGATTAACGTTAAACTTATTGCTCTCATATTGATGGGAGTCTTTTTAGCCTCGTGTCAAACTTCGCGTAAAGCCTTAGATCTCGAAACCATTGCAACACTAGATATCTATACCGAAAGAGACGTTAACCCAGATGCCGACAATCGCGCCTCGCCTGTTGTTGTAAAAGTTTTTAAACTTACCGACGACCGCCGCTTTAAGCGCGCCGATTTTTTAAGCTTATACGAAGGCGCCGATAATCGTTTAGGTGACAATTTGCTTGGGGTAGTAACACTCAAAGAATTAGCGCCAGGAGAAGTTCGCCAAGAAGTGATTAAACTTCCCGACGGCACACGTTTTATCGGTATTATGGCCGAGTTTTCTAACTACACGAACGCAAAACCGCTATTGGCCCTGGAGATTATTCCGCACAGCAATAACAAATACGAGGTTAGCTTAAGCAAAGCCTCGGTATCACGCGTTGAGCGCTAA
- the tagH gene encoding type VI secretion system-associated FHA domain protein TagH, which translates to MELVLTVVQAPPGTNSQDQQYVLTTAGGTIGRAETSACHLPCPDRVVSSQHASIQYQGGQFCLVDVSKNGTEVNGSAAPKGDGAPLALSNGDLIQCGRFQLSVALSNGEMAALPKGLGSADFLSNAPALSPTPAFPAAATSDGFATPKDAFADSVAAPASDSLDDWLSSPSTSANTPATTASTPPAAGMAGWGTVAEKSKGEVCPVEALGGDNFDEPERDIFGNPVDGSKEPKEDLSAPSPSAWEDDEWWKGESAISPSPASSAHIHVNPVSEAPPAPAIPTQVPTPSPTPRPSAAPTFAPAAPAATKDAFAGSHQNIDASNIDDVLGFDSTPAAPADSMQIEPAFPTETPSSAAAIRQTATDTSDSFGRHLGVNPKTQLPEQELKTLGAKIIRNTVSRLMELIKARTNIKNELRVQHTTLQAQDNNPLKFSVTSDDAVGVLFSESRSTSFMAPDEAIDDSFDDLSDHQIAVMAGMQAAYDHMFKQFSPTKLEALFNTKGGLLGNKRAANWEAFKNHYQRLTGDREATYNQLFGQTFAKHYEQRLAELKSQRMVRAPQSSGQ; encoded by the coding sequence ATGGAATTGGTATTAACCGTGGTGCAGGCTCCGCCAGGCACGAATTCACAAGACCAACAATATGTACTCACAACAGCGGGCGGCACCATTGGGCGCGCCGAAACCAGCGCTTGCCACCTCCCGTGCCCCGATCGCGTGGTGTCATCACAGCACGCATCCATTCAGTACCAAGGCGGGCAATTTTGCCTTGTCGATGTTAGTAAAAACGGTACGGAAGTTAATGGCAGTGCCGCGCCCAAAGGCGATGGAGCACCGCTGGCACTCAGCAATGGCGACCTTATTCAGTGCGGTCGCTTCCAGTTATCTGTCGCACTAAGCAACGGCGAAATGGCGGCACTGCCTAAAGGCTTGGGCAGTGCAGACTTTCTTAGCAACGCTCCGGCTCTAAGCCCTACTCCGGCATTTCCTGCAGCAGCCACTAGCGATGGCTTTGCCACACCGAAAGATGCTTTTGCCGACAGCGTTGCAGCACCGGCCAGCGACTCACTGGACGACTGGCTAAGCAGCCCCTCAACTAGTGCAAACACACCCGCCACAACGGCTAGCACACCACCAGCTGCTGGCATGGCCGGCTGGGGAACCGTGGCAGAAAAAAGTAAAGGCGAGGTATGCCCTGTTGAAGCCCTAGGTGGCGACAACTTTGATGAACCCGAGCGCGATATTTTCGGTAATCCCGTCGACGGCAGTAAAGAACCCAAAGAAGACTTATCAGCCCCAAGCCCCAGCGCCTGGGAAGACGACGAGTGGTGGAAAGGTGAAAGCGCCATCAGCCCATCACCGGCCTCATCTGCTCACATACATGTTAACCCTGTGAGCGAAGCGCCGCCGGCACCAGCGATACCTACACAAGTTCCAACACCATCTCCAACACCCAGACCTAGCGCCGCACCAACATTTGCGCCAGCCGCACCAGCGGCGACCAAAGATGCCTTTGCCGGCTCCCATCAAAACATTGATGCCAGCAATATTGATGATGTTCTAGGTTTCGATAGCACGCCTGCGGCGCCAGCTGACAGCATGCAAATCGAACCGGCCTTTCCCACCGAAACACCAAGCTCAGCTGCGGCTATCCGCCAAACAGCAACAGACACCTCCGATAGCTTCGGGCGCCACTTAGGGGTTAACCCCAAAACACAGCTGCCCGAACAAGAGCTTAAAACCTTGGGCGCCAAAATTATCAGAAATACCGTCAGCCGCTTAATGGAGCTGATCAAAGCCCGAACCAATATAAAAAATGAATTGCGAGTACAACACACCACCTTGCAAGCACAAGACAACAACCCGCTGAAATTTTCTGTCACCTCTGATGACGCAGTGGGCGTATTATTTAGCGAAAGCCGCAGCACCTCTTTTATGGCGCCCGACGAAGCCATCGACGATAGTTTTGACGATTTATCAGACCACCAAATCGCCGTTATGGCAGGCATGCAAGCGGCCTACGATCATATGTTCAAACAGTTTAGCCCCACTAAGCTAGAAGCCCTGTTTAATACCAAAGGCGGCTTATTAGGTAATAAGCGCGCAGCAAATTGGGAAGCCTTCAAGAACCACTACCAGCGCTTAACTGGCGATCGAGAAGCCACCTACAACCAGCTTTTTGGCCAAACATTTGCCAAGCATTATGAACAACGACTGGCCGAATTAAAAAGTCAGCGAATGGTGCGCGCCCCTCAGTCTAGCGGGCAGTAA
- the tssK gene encoding type VI secretion system baseplate subunit TssK, translating into MSFDNKVIWSEGMFLRPQHFQQQDRYIDQLLKNALTLSQEHLWGIQDIAIDSELLPLGKVSVTSIRGVFSDQTVINAPDSQTLPDIYSIPENTRDTIVYLCLPLRRPGTQDSIADSDEAPSARHQMFNFDVRDSTSTATEPVRIQVGKLRTCLKLGNDDLSGYSTIGIAKILEYTAGNPVKLDPNFIPPTMFCSSSTQLSAYLEEVIGLLKQRGDALGSRLSDSGRSNSSEIADYLLLQIINRSEPFLEHLRTRHQVHPLQLFGELLQLAGELATFSSKTKRPDPTPRYQHNNLQQSFAELFQSLRQSLSTVLEQSAIALNLTERKYGIHVAPVTDPSLIRTASFVLAAKASMPTEILRSRFPSQAKVAPVEAIRELISSQTPGLQMRTLPVAPRQIPYHTDYVYFEIERFGDLWQSMQRSGGFAVHVGAEFPGLEMELWAIRY; encoded by the coding sequence ATGTCGTTTGATAATAAAGTGATTTGGTCAGAGGGCATGTTCCTCCGCCCGCAGCATTTCCAGCAGCAAGATCGCTACATAGACCAACTGCTTAAAAATGCCCTAACCCTCAGCCAAGAACATCTGTGGGGCATTCAAGATATCGCCATCGACAGCGAACTTCTGCCGCTGGGTAAAGTGTCTGTGACGAGCATTCGCGGCGTATTTTCTGATCAAACCGTGATTAACGCGCCCGACTCGCAAACACTACCAGACATTTACAGCATCCCAGAAAATACCCGCGACACCATTGTGTATTTATGCTTACCACTGCGCCGCCCGGGCACGCAGGATTCCATTGCCGACAGCGACGAAGCGCCAAGCGCGCGCCATCAAATGTTTAACTTTGATGTTCGCGATAGCACATCCACCGCCACCGAGCCCGTGCGTATTCAAGTGGGGAAACTGCGCACTTGCTTAAAGCTTGGCAACGATGACTTAAGCGGCTACAGCACCATTGGCATTGCCAAAATATTAGAATACACCGCAGGCAACCCCGTTAAGTTAGACCCTAATTTTATTCCGCCAACCATGTTCTGCAGTTCGTCTACGCAATTATCAGCCTACCTCGAAGAGGTTATCGGCCTACTAAAACAACGCGGCGATGCATTAGGCAGCCGCTTAAGCGATTCGGGCCGCAGTAACTCATCTGAAATTGCCGACTATTTATTACTGCAAATAATTAACCGCTCAGAGCCTTTTTTAGAGCACTTGCGCACACGCCACCAAGTCCACCCACTGCAGCTTTTTGGCGAACTGCTCCAGCTAGCCGGTGAACTTGCTACCTTTTCGAGCAAAACCAAGCGCCCCGATCCAACACCGCGCTATCAACACAATAATTTACAACAAAGCTTTGCCGAATTATTCCAGTCGTTGCGCCAATCGCTCAGTACCGTGCTTGAGCAGTCAGCTATTGCGCTTAACCTGACCGAGCGCAAATACGGCATTCATGTCGCCCCAGTCACAGATCCTTCGCTGATTCGCACGGCGAGCTTCGTGCTGGCAGCTAAAGCCAGTATGCCAACAGAAATCTTGCGTAGTCGCTTCCCCTCACAGGCCAAAGTGGCGCCGGTTGAAGCCATTCGCGAATTAATCTCCTCGCAAACGCCAGGCTTACAAATGCGCACACTGCCAGTAGCGCCACGCCAAATTCCGTATCACACAGATTACGTTTATTTCGAAATAGAGCGCTTTGGTGATCTTTGGCAAAGCATGCAACGCTCTGGTGGTTTTGCTGTGCATGTCGGTGCAGAATTCCCCGGCCTCGAAATGGAACTATGGGCAATAAGGTACTAA